A genomic region of Homalodisca vitripennis isolate AUS2020 chromosome 5, UT_GWSS_2.1, whole genome shotgun sequence contains the following coding sequences:
- the LOC124363272 gene encoding uncharacterized protein LOC124363272: MSVRFHQSLARVSFRGFLLKQLVQEGCTGSKPTSPKTALRLVPPNTYQNLPVSLAALNINDIRTPPVVEPSKARVPPPQPLSRVIQLPHIRTNVMYEDRVPVTPVEEPNPSVVQEKQAARLIVIRRKKMKRHKLKKLRKKMKFEWAKVRQKRELKKEKLFQAGLLEKIRLAQSFDPAKFAAEKIAKAKEVELPQVWHGVRYPDFIIKQLLEEQERKQKEKEADERRRASMSPYVKDYLDKLPK; the protein is encoded by the coding sequence GATTCTTACTGAAACAGCTGGTCCAAGAAGGTTGCACTGGGTCTAAACCAACGTCACCCAAAACAGCTTTGAGACTAGTGCCTCCAAATACTTACCAGAATCTGCCTGTATCTCTCGCTGCTTTGAACATAAATGACATCCGGACACCTCCAGTTGTAGAGCCGTCCAAGGCGAGAGTCCCCCCACCTCAGCCACTCTCTCGGGTCATACAACTTCCACACATCAGGACTAATGTTATGTACGAGGACCGGGTACCGGTTACTCCTGTGGAGGAGCCTAACCCTTCTGTCGTACAAGAGAAACAGGCCGCCAGACTGATCGTCATCAGGAGAAAGAAGATGAAGAGACACAAGTTGAAGAAGTTGCGGAAGAAGATGAAGTTCGAGTGGGCAAAAGTCAGACAGAAAAGAGAACTGAAGAAGGAGAAACTGTTCCAAGCCGGTCTCCTTGAGAAGATTAGACTGGCGCAGAGTTTTGACCCCGCAAAATTTGCCGCAGAGAAAATTGCCAAGGCGAAGGAAGTGGAACTTCCACAGGTGTGGCACGGCGTCAGATACCCTGACTTCATCATCAAACAGCTGCTGGAGGAGCAGGAAAGGAAACAGAAGGAGAAAGAAGCCGATGAGAGGAGAAGAGCAAGTATGAGTCCTTATGTGAAAGATTACTTGGACAAACTTCCtaagtaa